A segment of the Georgenia sp. M64 genome:
CCCTCACCCTCGAGCCCGCCGCCGTGCGCGAGCTGACGACCCGAGTCGTCGCCGCTCCGGACGCCTGGGAGGTGCTCCAGCTCGCCCGGTCCGCCGTGCGCCCCGAGGTCCGGGCCGCCATGGGCCTCGACCACATCCTCATGGGCACCGGTCCCGACATCGGCGGCGCCCCCTTCACCTCGGGGCACGGGGTGGAGGGCGCCCCGTTCACCTCCGGTCACGGCGTCGAGGAGTACGGCCGGGCGGGCTCCGGCGGACGCCAGCCCGTCTCGTGGCTCGGGGCACCCCCCGTCCGCCGGCCGGCGGCGGACCTGCCCGGCCGCCGGCCCGTCGTCGCCGTCGTCGACACCGGGTGCGGCGAGCACCCGTGGCTCGCCGACGTCGAGCGCGACCTCGCCCTGCCCGACGGCACCGCGGCGGGCCTGCCCGGCCCCACGCCGGAGGAGTCCGGGGACGTGGTCGGCCCGCTCGACGGCGAGCTCGACTCCCACGCCGGCCACGGCACGTTCATCTGCGGGATCCTGCGCCAGCTCTGCCCGGACGCCGACCTCGTGGCCGTCCCGGTGATGGCCGGCGACGGTGTCGTCCTGGAGAGCGACCTGCTCCACGCCCTGGCCGTCATCACCGAGCTGGTCGAGCTGGACCGCGCCGGGGCCACCGGTGGGGTGCCGGTCGACGTCGTCGTGCTCTCCCTCGGCTACCACCACGAGGTCCCCGAGGACGCGACGTTCGACACCCCGCTGCTCGAGGCGCTGCGCGGGCTGGGCCGGCTCGGCGTCGCCGTCGTCGCCGCGGCGGGGAACGGCGCGACCACCGACCCGCTGTACCCGGCGGCGTTCGCCCCGCACGACGGCGGCCCGGTGCAGCCCGACGGCTGCGTGCCGGTGACGTCGGTGGCGGCGACGAACCCCGACGGCAGCGTCGCGCTCTTCGCCAACGCCGGCGCCTGGGTCAGCTGCTGGCACCCCGGGGCCGCGCTGGTCTCGACGATGCCGGTGACGTTCCAGGGCGGGCGCCAGCCGCGGGTGTCCTACGCCGGGCCCGGCGGCCACCGCCGCGCGACCCTGGACCCCGACGACTTCGGCTCCGGCTTCGCCGTGTGGAGCGGGACCTCCTTCGCCGCACCCGTCATGGCCGGGCTCCTCGCGGCGCGTCTGCTGGACGGGACCTCCACGGGAGCAGCCGGGGAGGATGCGACCGGCGAGGAGGGCGCGAGCGGAGCCGGCGCGACCGACGAGGCCGGCAGTACGCCGGTGAGCCTCCTCGCGGCGGCCGGGACCCCCGGCGACCCCGTCGCACGCATGGCGGCGCTGGTGGGCGAGCTCGTGGCCGCCTACGCCACGCCCGGCCGCAAGGCCGAGGTGGGGTCATGACCGAGCACACCGCGACCTCGGACGAACGGACCGCCACGTCCTCGCCCGTCGCCGACGAGGCTCGCACGGCCTTCGCGGAGTGGGTCGGCGGCGACCCCGGGGGCCTGGACCGGCTCGTCCGGCTGCTGACGCCGATGCTGTGGAACCTCGCCCGCGCCTACCGGCTGGACGCCGCCACGGCCGAGGACGCCGTCCAGGCCACCTGGATCGCTCTCGTCCGGCACCGCGAGACGGTCCGTGACCCGCAGGCGGTCCTGCGCTGGCTCAGCGTGGCGGTGCGCCGCGAGGCGGCCCGCCTGTCGCGGTCCGCGGCCCGGGCCGCCCCCGTCGAGGACGAGACGCTCGCGGCGGTGCTCGAGCCCGAGCCGGGCATCGAGGAGGAGGTGGTCGCCCGCGACACCGGCGCCCTGCTGTGGCGTCACCTCGCCGCGCTCTCCGAGCGCTGCCAGCGGCTGCTGCGGGTCCTGGCGTTCCAGGACAAGCCCGACTACCGCGCCCTGTCCGTCGAGCTGGGCATGCCCGTGGGCAGCATCGGACCCACCCGCGCCCGGTGCCTGGGCAAGCTGCGGGCCCTGTGCACAGCCGACCCCTCCTGGAGCCCCGCATGACCACCGACCTCC
Coding sequences within it:
- a CDS encoding S8/S53 family peptidase → MSQTDDQQRPPTDRGRPPGAARAGVPLPTPARVARHGGRVLDPLTASRLPGEPAPLPTAYRADRLVVAGEHADEARAAIADAARRLSLAAVEDTRGRSLAARRGGRAPRTLTLEPAAVRELTTRVVAAPDAWEVLQLARSAVRPEVRAAMGLDHILMGTGPDIGGAPFTSGHGVEGAPFTSGHGVEEYGRAGSGGRQPVSWLGAPPVRRPAADLPGRRPVVAVVDTGCGEHPWLADVERDLALPDGTAAGLPGPTPEESGDVVGPLDGELDSHAGHGTFICGILRQLCPDADLVAVPVMAGDGVVLESDLLHALAVITELVELDRAGATGGVPVDVVVLSLGYHHEVPEDATFDTPLLEALRGLGRLGVAVVAAAGNGATTDPLYPAAFAPHDGGPVQPDGCVPVTSVAATNPDGSVALFANAGAWVSCWHPGAALVSTMPVTFQGGRQPRVSYAGPGGHRRATLDPDDFGSGFAVWSGTSFAAPVMAGLLAARLLDGTSTGAAGEDATGEEGASGAGATDEAGSTPVSLLAAAGTPGDPVARMAALVGELVAAYATPGRKAEVGS
- a CDS encoding sigma-70 family RNA polymerase sigma factor, with the protein product MTEHTATSDERTATSSPVADEARTAFAEWVGGDPGGLDRLVRLLTPMLWNLARAYRLDAATAEDAVQATWIALVRHRETVRDPQAVLRWLSVAVRREAARLSRSAARAAPVEDETLAAVLEPEPGIEEEVVARDTGALLWRHLAALSERCQRLLRVLAFQDKPDYRALSVELGMPVGSIGPTRARCLGKLRALCTADPSWSPA